The Desulfoscipio gibsoniae DSM 7213 genome contains a region encoding:
- a CDS encoding DNA polymerase: MKTLGIDIETFSSADLKKTGVYKYAESHDFEILLFGYSVDGGEVQVVDFTAGEKLPDEIIHALTDPGVTKWAFNSQFERICLSRWLGLQYLDPRPWRCTMVWSAYMGLPLSLEGVGAVLGLEKQKLTEGKDLIRYFCTPCKPTIANGKRTRNLPIHDPAKWEQFKAYNRRDVEVEIAIQERLAKFPVPENIWDEFHLDQEINDRGVALDMTLVQQAIKADERTRSELLGRMGELTDLDNPNSVQQLKEWLADHGLETDTLGKKAVAELLETAPKPLDEVLQLRQQLAKSSVKKYQAMENVACLDNRTRGIFQFYGANRTGRWSGRLLQPQNLPRNDMPGLAQARSLVRSGNFTALEMLYDSVPEVLSELIRTAFIPKLGYKFIVADFSSIERVVLAWLAGERWVLDAYAAKKDLYIATASQMFGVPITDKKDPLRQKGKIADLACIAKGQLVLTDTGLVPIEEVTTEHKVWDGQGWVTHGGLVHKGQRETVNVDGVICTPDHLVLTNQGWVESGKSGGLHWAGVYRPNSAVQALSPTPAGVKRVYDLVNCGRRHRFAVWNGRRLCLVHNCGYGGSVGAIKAMGALEMGLTEEELKPLVDAWRAANPNIVRFWWDVDRAALTAVRERTTTETHGIRFAYQSGMLFITLPSGRRLAYVKPRIGTNHFGSDSVTYEGIGAAKKWERLETYGAKIVENIIQAISRDLLCYAMQNLRHLPIVMHIHDEIVIEAEQQMSVRTVCEQMSQIPPWAKGLLLRAEGFECDFYQKD; the protein is encoded by the coding sequence ATGAAAACGCTCGGAATCGATATTGAGACATTTTCCAGTGCAGACCTTAAAAAGACCGGTGTTTATAAATACGCCGAATCACACGATTTTGAAATACTCCTGTTTGGCTACAGCGTGGATGGCGGTGAGGTTCAGGTAGTGGATTTTACCGCCGGTGAGAAGTTGCCGGATGAAATAATACATGCATTAACTGACCCTGGTGTTACCAAGTGGGCCTTTAACAGTCAGTTTGAACGCATCTGTTTATCCCGCTGGTTGGGACTTCAATATCTCGATCCAAGGCCCTGGCGCTGCACCATGGTTTGGTCGGCCTATATGGGACTGCCCCTTTCTTTAGAAGGAGTGGGTGCGGTGCTGGGATTGGAAAAACAAAAATTAACGGAAGGGAAAGATTTAATCCGCTACTTCTGCACCCCGTGTAAACCAACTATTGCTAACGGTAAGCGGACAAGGAATCTGCCCATCCATGACCCGGCTAAGTGGGAACAGTTCAAAGCCTATAACCGCCGGGATGTGGAGGTGGAAATAGCCATTCAGGAAAGGTTAGCCAAGTTTCCCGTGCCGGAGAACATTTGGGACGAATTCCACCTGGATCAGGAGATAAACGACCGGGGTGTGGCTTTGGATATGACCCTTGTCCAGCAAGCCATTAAAGCCGATGAGCGTACCCGCTCTGAACTATTAGGGAGAATGGGCGAGCTGACAGACCTTGATAATCCCAATTCCGTACAACAGCTAAAAGAATGGTTAGCTGACCATGGGCTTGAGACAGATACCCTGGGCAAAAAAGCTGTGGCGGAGCTATTGGAAACAGCACCTAAACCCCTGGATGAAGTGCTGCAACTTCGCCAGCAGCTGGCTAAATCATCAGTGAAAAAGTATCAGGCCATGGAAAACGTGGCCTGTCTAGATAATCGCACTCGTGGAATATTTCAATTCTATGGTGCCAATCGAACCGGGCGATGGTCAGGCAGGCTTTTACAGCCACAAAATTTACCGAGGAACGACATGCCTGGTTTGGCACAAGCCAGGAGCCTTGTGCGCTCCGGTAATTTTACCGCTTTGGAGATGCTCTATGATTCGGTGCCGGAAGTGCTGTCGGAATTAATTAGAACCGCCTTCATTCCCAAACTCGGTTATAAATTCATCGTGGCGGATTTCTCATCAATCGAGCGGGTAGTGTTGGCCTGGCTTGCCGGGGAGCGGTGGGTGCTAGATGCCTACGCTGCTAAAAAGGATTTATACATCGCTACCGCTAGTCAGATGTTTGGTGTGCCTATTACAGATAAAAAAGACCCACTCAGGCAAAAAGGTAAAATTGCGGATTTGGCCTGTATAGCGAAAGGGCAACTGGTGTTGACGGATACAGGACTTGTACCCATAGAGGAAGTTACCACAGAACATAAAGTTTGGGATGGCCAAGGGTGGGTAACCCATGGAGGTTTAGTTCACAAAGGCCAGCGGGAGACCGTAAACGTTGATGGTGTGATATGCACCCCAGACCACCTGGTTTTAACTAATCAGGGCTGGGTGGAAAGCGGTAAAAGTGGCGGCCTTCATTGGGCCGGGGTTTATCGTCCAAATAGTGCTGTCCAGGCATTATCCCCTACCCCCGCCGGGGTAAAACGGGTATATGACCTGGTGAACTGCGGCAGGCGGCACCGGTTTGCAGTATGGAACGGACGGCGGCTGTGTTTGGTTCATAACTGCGGCTACGGCGGCTCGGTGGGTGCAATAAAGGCCATGGGTGCTTTGGAAATGGGACTTACAGAGGAAGAACTAAAACCACTGGTTGATGCCTGGAGAGCAGCCAACCCCAACATTGTCCGCTTTTGGTGGGACGTTGACCGGGCGGCATTAACCGCAGTTCGGGAACGCACCACCACAGAAACTCACGGTATCCGTTTTGCTTATCAAAGCGGAATGCTGTTTATCACCTTGCCTTCTGGCAGACGGCTGGCCTATGTGAAACCTCGCATTGGTACTAACCACTTTGGCTCCGACAGTGTGACTTATGAAGGTATTGGTGCGGCTAAGAAGTGGGAGCGGCTGGAAACATACGGTGCGAAAATTGTTGAAAACATTATTCAGGCAATCAGCCGTGACCTTCTGTGTTATGCCATGCAGAACCTGCGGCATTTGCCTATCGTGATGCACATCCATGACGAAATCGTCATCGAAGCTGAACAGCAAATGTCAGTTCGGACGGTGTGCGAACAAATGAGCCAAATTCCGCCTTGGGCCAAGGGGCTGTTACTTCGGGCGGAGGGCTTCGAATGTGATTTTTACCAGAAAGATTAA
- a CDS encoding DUF2815 family protein, with amino-acid sequence MFKNPMKVITGPNTRWSYANVWEAKSINGGTPKFSVSLIVPKSDTKTVAKIKAAIEAAYREGEAKLKGNGKTVPPLSAIKTPLRDGDTERPDDPAYANAYFVNANSTTAPGIVDADRQPILERSEVYSGVYGRASINFYAYNSSGNRGIACGLNNLQKIRDGEPLGGKSRAEDDFATADDDDFLS; translated from the coding sequence ATGTTTAAAAACCCTATGAAAGTTATTACCGGACCTAATACTCGTTGGTCCTACGCAAATGTGTGGGAGGCCAAGTCAATTAACGGCGGCACCCCAAAGTTCTCGGTATCTTTGATTGTCCCAAAGAGCGACACCAAAACGGTGGCCAAGATTAAAGCTGCCATCGAAGCTGCCTACCGTGAGGGGGAAGCAAAGCTGAAGGGTAACGGTAAAACGGTACCACCTCTTTCCGCTATTAAGACACCGCTTAGGGACGGCGATACCGAAAGACCCGATGATCCGGCATACGCCAATGCCTATTTCGTCAATGCCAATTCCACCACTGCACCGGGCATTGTGGATGCCGACCGTCAGCCCATCCTGGAGCGCTCCGAGGTTTACAGCGGTGTTTATGGCCGGGCCAGTATCAATTTTTATGCCTACAATAGTTCGGGAAATCGCGGGATCGCATGTGGGCTCAATAATCTGCAGAAAATCCGTGACGGCGAACCGCTCGGCGGCAAGTCCAGGGCAGAGGACGACTTCGCCACTGCTGACGATGATGATTTCCTTTCCTAG